A segment of the Odoribacter splanchnicus DSM 20712 genome:
GAACTAGGAAAAGATGTGATCGGTTTCGAGGATGAGGTAATGTCTGTCTTTAAAAACTATAACTGGCCCGGTAACCTTCGCGAAATGCGGAATGTGGTCAAGCGGGCGACATTATTGTGTCTCGGTGATTTTATCTCTTTGAAAGATATTCCGGCCGAATTGGCAGCTGTGGATCCTGTCCCTCAAATCGAAGATCTGGCTTTGAAGCGAGAAAAGAATGAAGTACAGCTTATCCGTGAAGCATTGGCGAAATGCCACAACAATAAAAGTGAGGCTGCACGCTTATTGAAAATAGACCGTAAAACCTTGTATAATAAAATGAAGCTTTATTCTATTGAATAAAGCTTCATCCCGGCAGTTGAATTTTCAATTATTATCGATAAATCCTGTTTTTATTCTGCCAGAATCGTTATTTCGGCACCGGAGGCAAAGTCCTGACCGTTCTGTTCGCTTAAAGCTGTGAAACGGATATAACGGGCTTGCACCGGTTTGGCAAACTCAACTTGCTTCTCTTTGCTGCTATTATCGAAAGTACCTTTCTGAACAGGAGTTCCCCAGTTTTTACCGTCCATGCTTACCTGGATGCTATAATCTTTGATCTTACCGTTATTGCCGTCTTGGCGGGGTAAGTAAATGAAACCTTTGATATTCTTCACTTCTCCGGCATCCAGATCCACCCAATGCGGGTATTTGGCAACTGTTACGGAATACATCGTATGCCAGATTGTATTGGGATCTCCGTCTGTGAGGTGTGAAGCATCTCCCTCTCCGGCTTCCTGGCTGCTGGCATAGATCACAACAGTTTGGATGTTTTCCTGCTTCTCAAAGGAAATCTTCGTTTTGATAGCAGGTCTGTCTTTGAACCAGGCAGTTACCAGACCTCCTTCACGAAGTGATATCGGGGTTGTGTATTCTTTTACTTTGCTTTTTCCAACGGTGTAGCAAATTGTTGCATTCTTACGGGCTGAGGTTATTTCTACAGTTCCCGACTTACTACGTGTGATAGACAATGGAATTTCTCCGGCAGGAGCGATATTGGCTATTTTACTCAGGTCTTTACCGGCAGGACGAATGATAAATCCGAAATTGTGATTGTTGGCGAAAACCCGGTCCGCTACCAAAGGACCACCCTGACCGCAACTGTTTCCTCCCAGTCCTGTCACTGCTGCATCCAGATGCAACCAGGTGTCGCCGGCTTGTGGCAACTGATAAGGATGGGAAGCCAGAATCAAATCCTGGGCCGAATATGGTAAAGCGGAGACGGATAACCGATCGGTGGCTATAAATACAGCCCCCTGATTTGCCTGATTGGTTAGGGCACACCAACGCACATCTTCATGATTTCCCATGTCCTGAGGTTTCGGGAAGTTGACAAATTCTCCGGCAACCGTATTCTTATGCTGTTCAATGAACTGTCCGCTTTTCCGGTCTGCATAATTGTCGATCGGACCACGTCCGTAGTAGGTAAAATTGGCATATTCCTGAGGGATTTTCATGGCATAACCCAAACGGGGTAATACCAGATCAGGCTGATTGGAAGTAACACTGGCCTGTAATTCAATGGAACCATCCGGATAAACCGTCCAAATCTGATTGGTAGTGAATTTGAAATCGTTCGGACCGAAAGGGGTGTCGGTTAATTCTTCGATCGTATTCTTACCGGAACTGGTACCACCCAGTATTTTTGCTGCATGAGGCGCCTGGGATTCTACTGTAAAAGCCAATACAATACTTCCGTCCGGTTTATTCATAATCGTTGTTTCTTTGGCTTTGTGTTGTAAATGGTGTAAACCACGGTCAAACCACGAAGAATAGAACCAGTTGTCATTGTTCGTAAAAGCACGGAGTACATCCAGTTTCGGTCCATTACCTGCTGCTATGATTGTTGTTGAATCATAAGTCAGACTGTAAATCGTTCCTGTGGATTCATCGAACTCGACTTTGAAATTATTCCCTTGGATCACAGGGCGGGCAGTCCTGCTTTTGTCGCAGGTCAGTTTTCCGCCTTGTCTTATCATCGTGCTGATGAGAGGCCGGTGGGCTTCTTTCACCTGAATTTGTTCTTCTGCAACCACGAATCCTTTTCTCGCCCAAGGCATATCGTTTTTCAGTAAAAACTGCACTTTTACGAAATATTCGGAATCTTTCTTCAGATTATTGTATTGATAAGGAATAACTACCTGTACCGTATGGCGGGCAGGAACAATGCCTGTAGTCACAGGACCGGATTGTATTTCCTTGCCATTTTCATATAAGGACCATTTTACATCATAATCCGAAAGGTCTTTAAAATAATATTTGTTGAATATCCCGAATTGACCTTTCTCGATGTCAATCGCTTTCACAGCCATATTCTGATAGACTTTCTTCACTTCATAATATTGTGGTTTAGGTTCAAGATCTCCAAATACAATACCATTCATTACAAACTGACCGTCATTGGGGATATCTCCGAAATCTCCTCCATAGGCCAGATAACGCTTACCGGTTTTCTTGTCATAATTATACATCGACTGATCCACCCAATCCCAAATGGCACCGCCACAGAAGAAATTAGTAGATTCGATAGCTTCCCAGTAGTCGATCAGATTTCCACAGGCATTACCCATGGAATGGGCATATTCCGAGATATGGAACGGATATTTAATATCATAATTTCCTTTTACAGCTCCCCGTACCCAACCGATAGAAGGATATTGGTTGGAACCCATATCCACAATCGAATTGTTCCGTTCGTATTGTACCGGACGGGATAAATCGAATTGTTTTAAAGCTTCGTAGGCAGCGACAAAGTTTTGGCCGGGGCCTGCCTCATTTCCCAGCGACCAGATGACGATAGAAGGATTGTTTACATTGCTGTGTACCATTTCCATTACCCGGGCGACATGTGCATTTTTCCATTCAACGGGATGAGAAAGAGAAGCCGCCCCGTAATAGTATTCATGTGATTCGATGTTGGCTTCATCTTCCAGATAAATGCCGTATTTATTACAGAGATAATACCAGTAAGGATCGTCGGTATAATGTGAGTTACGTACATGATTGATATTACCTTGCTTCATCAGCATAACCTCTTTTTCCATCATCTCACGGGTTATAGCGTGACCTACAGCCGGGTTGGTTTCATGCCGGTTCACCCCTTTTAATTTTATCGTCTTGCCGTTGACATAGTAATAACGGCCGGCCAGGCCGAACTCATCCTGATCAGCCGGAGTGTCTTTGATTTCCACTTTCCGGAAACCGACAATCGTAGATACTGTCTCGATACTCCGGTTTTTATGATCTTTCAGTTCCGCGATCAGGGTATAACGATAAGGAGTTTCTGCCGACCATTTATTCGGATTTTTTACTTTCAGAACCACTTTTTCCGCTTCCTGGGTATTTCCTGTGGTAATAGGTTCTACCTGGGCAACGACACTGTTCCGGATAGCCGCTCCCTTAGTATCTCTAGCCAGAATAACCGGTTCATTCTCGTCAGAATACAATTTGTTGGCATACAAACTATAGCATACTTTATATCCTTTGGCCGTTTTCTTTCCAAAATTACGGATATCGGCCTGAATTGTCAGAGAACCGTCGGTGTAGTTATTATCCAAATCCGGAGTTGCAACCAGATCACGTATCTGTACTTTAGGGGTGGAATAAAGTGCTACGGTGCGGAAAATACCTGGCAAACGGAACATATCCTGAGCTTCCAGGAAAGAACCGTCGGAATTTCGGTAAACCTCTGCTGCGACTATGTTTTTCCCGGAACGCAAATAGTTGGTAATATTGAAATTAGCCGTATTGCGTGAGTTTTTCGAAAAACCTACATACATTCCGTTGATCCATAGATAGAAAAATGAATCGACTCCGTCAAAACTGATAAATACTTCACGTCCGTCCCAGTGTTCGGGAATCTCGAATTCCCGACGGAAAGAACCCACTTCATTGCGATATTTGTAAGTTGTCCAGTTCGTTGGAGGCGTACGCATTACGCCACCCCGCCAGTCGTCTGCTTTTACGCTATGCATAAAAATGACAGGTTGATTGACATAGATGGGTACTCCGTATTTCAAACTGCCATCTTGCTGAACTCCATAAATATTCCAGCTGGAAGGAACCGGAATATTGTCCCAAGCCGTCACGTCGAAATCGGTTTTATAAAAATCTTTGGGACGTGAATCCGGATCCGCTGCCCAGTTGAATTTCCAGTTACCGTTCAGCGATTGCCAATATATACTGTTTTCAGGCAGAACTTTTCGGGCACTTTTTATATCTTGAAAAGGAAAAAACCAAGCATGTGGCTGCTCTTTGTTTAGAGCCAGATTTTCCGGAGATTGCCACTCTTTTCCTGTTGGAGCCTGTTCCGAAGCATAGGTGTAACCTTTTAACGGCGGTCGTACACCGAAGCTTTGTATGACTAAACCACACAGTAATAGACTTAATGTGATTATACGCATGATGTGATTTCGTTTTATAAATATTTGTTGAGATCCGCACATTCTGTCTACAATATTCGTTAAAATCTGTCGGATTCCCAAATCATTTATAATGAATCTGATGATTTTTTCTCGATGCTGATACAACGAGAAGTAGTAACCTGTCTTTAAGGCTGATCAGCGAGCCCTGAAAGGGAGCCTGATCAGGAGATTTTGAAATCTTCTTTTAGTAACAGGATCGTTTTGTCGATTACTTCCTGAGTCAGGGATGAGATTTGATTTTCAGGGAGATCGTTTTTAGTCGCCTGTTCTAACTTTTCTAATAGGGGGATTTCTTCATCTATTTCCAGTTGACGGAACATCGGGAGCATTTTGTGGGCCAGTTGGACGATAGCTGTCCATTGTTTTTCTTCCTGATATTTTTTTAATAATTCTATATGTTCCCGGGTTGTCATTACAAATGAATCGAGGATTTTTTGTAGGGCTTCCCGATCGTTGTCGACAAACTGAAGGATATGTTTCAGGCTATATCCTCTGCGTTCTATGTCCTGGGCTGGATTTGAATAGGAAGTGGTTGCCGGTTCTGAGAGTGAAATACCTGTCAGTTGGGTGATTAAGGCTGTCAGTTGACCGGAGGTGAAAGGTTTGCTTAGAAAAGCACTGAAACCGGCATCGAGGTATTCTTTTTCCGTCCGTCCGGAATCTGCCGATAAGGCTACGATGCAGAGATCGGCAGCATTAGGTAGTGAGGAATTACGGATTTGTTTAACCAAATCGAAACCGTTCGTTTCCGGCATCTGGATATCGGAAAAAAGAAGATCGTATTTGGTAGAGGCCAGCTTGTTCAGGAGATGCTGTGGGCTGGTGGTGGCTTCTGCCTGAATACCATAATTAGCCAATAGACCGACCGCCATTTCCAGTTGAAGCGGATCATCGTCTATAAACAGAATTTTAGATGAACCGCTCACCGGAATACCCGGTCGGGGGAGGAGGGGTGGCTCGGGGGAAGCCGTTGAGGATGAGGTGGTACACTGCCCGAGGGGAAGCAGGATCGTAAAACAACTTCCTTTACCCGGAGTGCTGTTCAGTTGAATTTCTCCCCCCAGAAGATGGATTAATTTCAATGTAATCGTTAATCCCAGGCCTGTACCTTCTATGGTTGCATGTGAAGTTAGGCGTGTAAATTCCTGGAAGATGATTTTTTGCTCCTCGGGAGTCATCCCTGAACCTGTATCCTGGATTTTTAGTCTGATCTTTTCCGGATTGACGGTTTCGGCAGAGAAGGAGATATGTCCTGTTGTCGTGTATTTTACTGCATTGGATAAGATATTGGTCAGGATCTGCCGGATGCGCAGGGCATCTCCTGAGTAGTCTTTATCGAGATCTTCGCTGAAACGGGCTTTTAATTCCAAATGTTTGGCTGCTGCCAGTGGCATAAAATTGTCCGTAATTTCCTGGAATAAATGATACGGATTGAACACGATATGCTCGACGGGCATTTTATTGTTTTCCAGTTTCGATAAGTCCAGCAAGTTACCGATCAGTTTCAGGATATGTTCCGAAGAACCCCGCATGTTTTTCAGGAAATAACGTTGCCGTTCGTTGATGGGGGTGTTATTGAGCAGTTCGATATAACCGATTACAGAGCTTAGCGGTGATTTGATGTCGTGTGTGACGGTCAGGATCATCTTTTCCCGGCTTTTCAATAGTTGGTCGGCATAGCGGTTGGCTGCCTCGAGTTCTTTCCGATAGCGTTGGCTACGGGATAAATCGCGAAGAATGAAGAAGGTAAAGAACAAGATCAGCAGGAAGGCAATCACTGCCAGCCAGGCAAAAATCCGTATCATCGTGTTGAGGGTTTGTTCCCGGGTTTCTTGTTTGATTAGAGAATTCGTGATTTCTTCTTTTTCATAGGCTCCTAATATTCGTTTCAACTGATCCGTAATGTAGGTGCTCTGCTGAATTAAGGCATATTCTTTCCGGTTGATTTGACGGGTAATATCCTGGGTTTGTTTTTGTACATCTTCCCAGGCTGTTTTCAGAATATGAACGACACTGTCCGTATTTTGTAAGGCTGTTTGCCTGTTGAGCGTATCGATAACAGTATGATGAGAAACCGAAACTTTGAGTACGGAATCGGGCTCGGTCTTGGAAAAAAATAGCCAACGTCTTTTCTTTTTTTCTGATTTGGTGTACGAACTGTCCAGTGTCGTAATGTGTCTTTTCCGGATATCCGTCCCTTGCAGGCTGTCTCTTCCGGATTCTATACTGGCAATCGCTTTATTATAGAAATCATCCGGGACAAAGGATTGTTTTACCCGGACGATATCCTGCAAATTGCGTATTTTCTGATCGAGTAGATCATCGATCGTATCCAGACGGAGAATCTGGTCCAGACGGGTAGTTAAGTCTCTTAAAGAGTCTATATTCGATTCAACTTCCTCTATTAAATCCCGGTACTTTAGAAAATAGGATCTCGAACCGGTTTGTACAAAAGCATTTCCCAGCCCTTCCGATTCATAAAGCCCCGTGATCGTATTGCCAATAATGAATAGTTTCCGGTTAGGATTATCACTATTTTCTTCGTTGACAATTAATTTCGTTATTTGCTTATAAATCAAAACAGCAGCCAGGATACTCAATAAGAACAGAAGACTATATCCTCCGATAACCTTCCATTGGGTATATTTTGAAAGTGAGGGCATGATCTCGTTTTTTATTACATTTCAATTTTTCACCAAATATAAAAAAATGCATCAAAATTTAGAGTATGTCGTACAAAATTTTGAAAGTTACAACAAAAAACAAACGCTAAATAAATGAAAAGCATTTATTTAGCGTTTTGCTCTGTGATCCCGTGGGGACTCGAACCCCAATCAAAGGAACCGGAATCCTTCATTCTATCCATTGAACTACGGAACCAAATGCGTTGCAAAGATAATAAAAAAAAGAAAAGGGGAACCATGTCCCCCTTTATTTTTTAGAATTAATTAATGGGGTTTTTTCGTACTACCGTAATTAATTCTCAATGAATTTGCTTTACGTAATTCCTGTTTGATATCGGTAACGACACCCATCGTTACATTTTTATCTACTTTCAGGTTATTGGTAATGCTATTTCTGTCTTCCTCTTTACGACTTTCACGTTCTGAAACCACAAAAGCTCCCAGTTCCTCTAAAGTTGCGAAACGATCGTTCAACTGGATTCGGGGTTCGGTTCCGTAAGCACCTTGATATTGAGGAGTTGGTTTACCTACATAAATATTACTTACGAGTGATTTCTTTTCCAGTTTTACGGTTTCTGTAGCCTGAGGCATCGCATTGGCAACCATTAGGGAAACTTCACGCATCGTGGTACTCACCATGAAGAAGAACAGCAACATAAACACGATGTCAGGTAAAGATGCCGTTGAAATTGCGGGCGTCTCTCTTTTACCGTCTTTTTTAAATTTTGCCATTATTTTTTCCCTCCTATGTTTTTAGGTTCTGCTTCAGAAATCTGCATCGGAACAACTTTTCTGACTGCTTCTTTTTGGTCTTCATTCAGTTCATCAAAGTTTTTACCCCATTTCTCGTTGGCTTTTCTGTTTCTCAATTCATTATAAGCGGATGTCAACTGATCTTGTACGGCGATGTACATTTCATATGACGTTCCTTTATCACTCTGAAGAGAAACAATACCCTTCGAAACTTCCACGGGACCGAAAAGATCGATCGTTTTAATTTCTTTTTGGGGTAAGTCTTCGCTATTATTCGGATTTAGAACAAATTCGATTGTCCTGTCTTTCAGGGTAGAAACATCTGCCAATTCTCCGTTGATCGCCAGCTGATTGTTCCGGTTTACCAAAACCTGCAAAATATTCCGTTTTGCATATTTCGGGGCTTCGGTATTATCCGGCTGATAGGGCGGAAGTCTTCTGTATATACCGGAATCCACATT
Coding sequences within it:
- a CDS encoding ExbD/TolR family protein, with translation MAKKTPEINATSTADIAFLLLVFFLATTTMNVDSGIYRRLPPYQPDNTEAPKYAKRNILQVLVNRNNQLAINGELADVSTLKDRTIEFVLNPNNSEDLPQKEIKTIDLFGPVEVSKGIVSLQSDKGTSYEMYIAVQDQLTSAYNELRNRKANEKWGKNFDELNEDQKEAVRKVVPMQISEAEPKNIGGKK
- a CDS encoding ExbD/TolR family protein translates to MAKFKKDGKRETPAISTASLPDIVFMLLFFFMVSTTMREVSLMVANAMPQATETVKLEKKSLVSNIYVGKPTPQYQGAYGTEPRIQLNDRFATLEELGAFVVSERESRKEEDRNSITNNLKVDKNVTMGVVTDIKQELRKANSLRINYGSTKKPH
- a CDS encoding hybrid sensor histidine kinase/response regulator — translated: MPSLSKYTQWKVIGGYSLLFLLSILAAVLIYKQITKLIVNEENSDNPNRKLFIIGNTITGLYESEGLGNAFVQTGSRSYFLKYRDLIEEVESNIDSLRDLTTRLDQILRLDTIDDLLDQKIRNLQDIVRVKQSFVPDDFYNKAIASIESGRDSLQGTDIRKRHITTLDSSYTKSEKKKRRWLFFSKTEPDSVLKVSVSHHTVIDTLNRQTALQNTDSVVHILKTAWEDVQKQTQDITRQINRKEYALIQQSTYITDQLKRILGAYEKEEITNSLIKQETREQTLNTMIRIFAWLAVIAFLLILFFTFFILRDLSRSQRYRKELEAANRYADQLLKSREKMILTVTHDIKSPLSSVIGYIELLNNTPINERQRYFLKNMRGSSEHILKLIGNLLDLSKLENNKMPVEHIVFNPYHLFQEITDNFMPLAAAKHLELKARFSEDLDKDYSGDALRIRQILTNILSNAVKYTTTGHISFSAETVNPEKIRLKIQDTGSGMTPEEQKIIFQEFTRLTSHATIEGTGLGLTITLKLIHLLGGEIQLNSTPGKGSCFTILLPLGQCTTSSSTASPEPPLLPRPGIPVSGSSKILFIDDDPLQLEMAVGLLANYGIQAEATTSPQHLLNKLASTKYDLLFSDIQMPETNGFDLVKQIRNSSLPNAADLCIVALSADSGRTEKEYLDAGFSAFLSKPFTSGQLTALITQLTGISLSEPATTSYSNPAQDIERRGYSLKHILQFVDNDREALQKILDSFVMTTREHIELLKKYQEEKQWTAIVQLAHKMLPMFRQLEIDEEIPLLEKLEQATKNDLPENQISSLTQEVIDKTILLLKEDFKIS